The proteins below are encoded in one region of Paenibacillus albus:
- a CDS encoding acyltransferase produces the protein MTCAICTHSWDWSKAPLRNVERFPVEGPNALWQVYHTVSRFKAIRNFVFIQVARYCPSLPVKNWIYRHVLGMQVGRHCAFALMVMVDVFFPEKISVGDNSIIGYNTTILTHEYLIKEYRLGEVRIGANVMIGANTTILPGVTIGDGAVVAAGSVVHKDVPAGAFVGGNPIRDIR, from the coding sequence ATGACATGCGCGATTTGTACGCATTCGTGGGATTGGAGTAAAGCTCCTTTGAGAAATGTTGAACGCTTTCCGGTCGAAGGGCCGAACGCCTTGTGGCAAGTCTATCATACAGTCAGCAGGTTCAAAGCAATACGTAATTTCGTGTTTATACAAGTGGCGCGCTACTGTCCTTCTCTGCCGGTGAAAAATTGGATCTACCGGCATGTGCTCGGCATGCAGGTAGGGCGCCACTGCGCTTTTGCGCTTATGGTGATGGTGGATGTATTCTTTCCCGAAAAGATTTCTGTCGGAGATAATTCGATCATAGGCTATAATACAACGATACTGACCCATGAGTATTTGATTAAAGAGTATCGGCTAGGCGAAGTGCGGATTGGCGCGAACGTGATGATCGGCGCGAATACGACGATTCTTCCCGGTGTGACCATTGGAGATGGAGCGGTTGTAGCAGCGGGCTCAGTCGTGCACAAAGATGTGCCTGCAGGTGCTTTTGTCGGAGGCAATCCCATCAGAGACATTCGGTAA
- a CDS encoding ribose-phosphate diphosphokinase: MFSDKLRIFSGSSNPKLAAQICENLGVQLGKIKLSRFKSGEIYVHYEETIRNCDVFLVQSFSHPINDHFVELLVMIDAAKRASARTVNIIVPYYGYARQERKAAPREPISAKMLADVLTTVGANRVITIDLHAPAIQGFFNIPVDHLTGLDLISDYLKSKNIKNPVVVSPDAGRASTAEKLANYLDAPFAIMIKKRPAHNESVITHVIGDVTGQTPIIIEDLIDTGTTIVNVVEGLKERGAEDVYVCATHPLFSGPALQRLDHPNIKEVIVTDTIALPEDHSDRFTVLSVAPILAETTRIILEGGSISTLFKNAGI, from the coding sequence TTGTTTAGCGACAAGCTACGTATTTTCTCGGGTTCCTCGAATCCCAAACTAGCTGCTCAGATATGTGAGAATCTTGGTGTGCAGCTCGGTAAAATCAAACTGTCTCGTTTCAAAAGCGGTGAAATTTACGTTCACTATGAGGAAACGATCCGTAACTGTGACGTTTTCCTTGTACAGTCGTTCTCGCACCCGATCAATGATCATTTCGTCGAGCTGCTCGTAATGATTGATGCGGCGAAGCGTGCTTCCGCACGTACAGTCAACATCATCGTTCCGTATTACGGCTATGCGCGTCAAGAGCGTAAGGCTGCTCCACGTGAACCGATCTCGGCTAAAATGCTTGCGGACGTGCTTACGACTGTCGGTGCAAACCGCGTGATCACGATCGATCTCCATGCGCCTGCGATCCAAGGCTTCTTCAACATCCCTGTGGATCATCTGACAGGTCTTGATCTGATCAGTGACTATTTGAAATCGAAAAACATTAAAAATCCGGTTGTTGTTTCTCCGGATGCTGGCCGTGCCTCGACTGCCGAGAAGCTGGCTAACTATCTGGATGCACCGTTCGCAATCATGATCAAGAAGCGTCCGGCGCATAACGAATCTGTCATCACGCATGTTATCGGTGATGTAACAGGGCAAACACCGATTATTATCGAGGACCTGATTGATACAGGCACAACGATCGTGAACGTCGTTGAAGGTCTTAAAGAACGCGGAGCTGAAGATGTGTATGTGTGCGCGACGCACCCGCTCTTCTCCGGACCTGCGCTGCAGCGATTGGATCATCCGAATATTAAAGAAGTCATCGTAACCGATACGATCGCATTGCCGGAGGATCATTCCGACCGGTTTACCGTCCTTTCGGTTGCACCGATATTGGCAGAGACTACACGCATCATTCTTGAGGGTGGATCGATCAGCACACTCTTCAAGAATGCAGGTATCTAG
- the hisF gene encoding imidazole glycerol phosphate synthase subunit HisF has protein sequence MLAKRIIPCLDVKDGRVVKGVNFVNLRDAGDPVELAAIYDKEGADELVFLDISASVEGRATMIEVVKRTAGEITIPFTVGGGITHVDDMKRLLRAGADKIGINTAAVKNRDLVKDGARKFGSQCIVVAIDAKFNPAWGEWEVYTHGGRTATGIKALAWAKEVESLGAGEILLTSMDADGTKDGFDIKLTQAVSSSLGIPVIASGGAGKVEHFYDVFKKGQADAGLAATIFHYKEMTIREVKDDLRLKGVEIR, from the coding sequence ATGCTAGCCAAACGTATTATTCCATGTCTGGATGTCAAAGACGGACGTGTCGTCAAAGGAGTAAATTTCGTCAATTTGCGCGATGCCGGCGATCCGGTGGAGCTTGCGGCGATTTACGACAAGGAAGGCGCGGACGAGCTTGTTTTCCTTGATATTTCTGCATCGGTAGAAGGCCGGGCGACGATGATCGAAGTCGTCAAACGGACAGCTGGGGAAATTACCATTCCATTCACTGTAGGCGGAGGCATAACGCATGTGGATGACATGAAGCGGCTGCTTCGCGCAGGTGCCGACAAGATCGGCATTAACACGGCAGCAGTAAAGAACCGCGATCTCGTGAAGGACGGAGCACGCAAGTTCGGCTCGCAGTGCATCGTCGTTGCGATCGACGCGAAGTTCAATCCGGCATGGGGCGAATGGGAAGTCTACACGCATGGCGGACGGACGGCTACAGGGATTAAGGCGCTCGCTTGGGCGAAGGAAGTCGAATCACTCGGCGCAGGCGAAATTCTGCTGACGAGCATGGATGCGGACGGTACGAAGGACGGCTTCGACATTAAGCTGACTCAAGCGGTGTCTAGCTCGCTCGGCATTCCGGTTATCGCTTCAGGCGGTGCGGGCAAGGTAGAGCACTTCTACGATGTATTTAAGAAAGGGCAAGCGGATGCTGGCCTTGCAGCAACGATATTCCACTACAAAGAGATGACGATCCGCGAAGTGAAGGATGATTTGCGGCTGAAAGGAGTCGAGATCAGGTGA
- the hisIE gene encoding bifunctional phosphoribosyl-AMP cyclohydrolase/phosphoribosyl-ATP diphosphatase HisIE, translated as MSASVNSIKWNEAGLVPAIVQDAISKEVLMMAYMNEESYTRSIETGETWFWSRSRGELWHKGATSGNTQRIVSMHYDCDGDTLLVRVDQNGPACHNGTYSCFTNAVEGVKGAAVGGELLQTSDRFAMLNQLEATIAQRYIERPEGAYTTYLFEKGVDKILKKVGEESAEVIIAAKNKDNDELRCEASDLIFHLMVLLRERGLSLDEIMVELNRRHNKSKQPS; from the coding sequence GTGAGTGCAAGCGTAAATTCGATCAAATGGAACGAAGCGGGACTGGTCCCTGCCATCGTGCAGGATGCGATCAGCAAAGAAGTGCTTATGATGGCGTACATGAATGAGGAATCCTATACGCGCTCCATCGAGACGGGAGAAACGTGGTTCTGGAGCCGTTCGCGCGGCGAGCTTTGGCATAAAGGTGCAACAAGCGGGAATACGCAGCGCATTGTATCTATGCATTATGATTGCGACGGAGATACATTGCTTGTGCGCGTGGATCAGAACGGTCCAGCTTGCCACAACGGTACGTACAGCTGCTTCACGAATGCGGTTGAAGGCGTGAAAGGCGCTGCTGTTGGCGGTGAGCTGCTGCAGACTAGCGATCGCTTCGCGATGCTGAATCAGCTGGAAGCGACGATTGCACAGCGTTATATCGAGCGTCCGGAAGGCGCTTATACGACGTATCTGTTCGAGAAGGGCGTCGATAAGATTCTGAAGAAAGTTGGCGAAGAGTCGGCTGAAGTCATTATTGCTGCGAAGAACAAAGATAATGACGAGCTCCGCTGTGAAGCCAGCGATCTCATCTTCCACCTGATGGTGCTGCTCCGCGAACGCGGACTTTCGCTGGACGAAATCATGGTCGAGCTTAATCGTCGCCATAATAAATCGAAGCAGCCTTCTTAG
- the hisD gene encoding histidinol dehydrogenase gives MRKLRAEQFGLTRKVDYGTPAQNESVRQIVEAVRTEGDAALLRYTEQHDRVSMTAAELRVTESEIQAAYDRVDAAFLTAIREAAVNIRKFHEKQLRQSWVDVQPDGTMLGQLLRPLKRVGVYVPGGKAAYPSSVLMNVIPAQVAGVPEIVMVTPPATGGKAGIDPYILVAAAEAGVKEMYRVGGAQAVAALAYGTDTIPPVDKICGPGNIYVALAKRSVFGVVAIDSIAGPSEIVVLADETADPAYVAADLLSQAEHDEMASAILVTTSEKLGDAVAAEVELQLATLPREGTARQSIADYGAILIAESMEEAIDAVNRMAPEHLEIMTAEPMTLLGRIENAGAIFVGPYSSEPVGDYFAGPNHILPTNGTARFSSPVNVDDFVKKSSLIYYSKDALLASGDQIMTLARHEGLEAHARAIEIRLERER, from the coding sequence ATGCGTAAGCTGCGTGCGGAGCAGTTTGGCTTAACGCGCAAGGTGGACTACGGAACACCAGCGCAAAATGAATCGGTTCGCCAAATCGTCGAGGCGGTGCGAACCGAAGGAGATGCGGCATTGCTGCGCTATACGGAGCAGCATGACCGCGTAAGCATGACTGCGGCGGAGCTGCGCGTCACGGAGAGCGAGATCCAGGCCGCTTATGACCGTGTCGATGCGGCGTTCCTGACTGCAATCCGTGAAGCAGCGGTGAACATTCGCAAGTTTCACGAGAAGCAGCTGCGCCAGTCGTGGGTCGACGTCCAGCCGGACGGTACGATGCTCGGCCAGCTGCTGCGGCCGCTGAAGCGCGTCGGTGTCTATGTCCCTGGCGGCAAGGCAGCCTATCCGTCCTCGGTGCTGATGAATGTAATTCCAGCACAGGTCGCAGGCGTGCCTGAGATCGTCATGGTGACGCCTCCTGCAACAGGCGGCAAAGCCGGCATTGACCCGTACATTCTCGTCGCGGCTGCGGAAGCGGGCGTGAAAGAGATGTACCGCGTTGGCGGTGCGCAGGCCGTTGCCGCGCTTGCTTACGGAACAGATACGATTCCGCCGGTGGACAAGATCTGCGGACCCGGCAACATCTACGTTGCGCTTGCGAAGCGCTCCGTATTCGGCGTAGTCGCCATTGACAGCATCGCCGGACCGAGCGAGATTGTCGTGCTAGCGGATGAGACGGCAGACCCTGCGTACGTCGCAGCCGATCTGTTGTCGCAAGCGGAGCACGACGAGATGGCGTCGGCGATTCTCGTGACGACGTCGGAGAAGCTTGGCGATGCCGTGGCCGCAGAAGTGGAGCTTCAGCTCGCGACACTTCCACGTGAAGGCACGGCGAGACAGTCCATTGCCGACTACGGCGCGATTCTGATTGCCGAGTCTATGGAAGAAGCGATCGACGCCGTCAACCGGATGGCGCCGGAGCATCTTGAGATTATGACGGCAGAGCCGATGACGCTGCTGGGCCGGATCGAGAATGCGGGCGCAATCTTCGTTGGGCCGTACAGCTCGGAGCCGGTAGGGGATTATTTTGCCGGACCGAATCACATTCTGCCGACGAATGGCACGGCGCGGTTCTCCTCGCCGGTGAACGTCGACGATTTCGTCAAGAAATCGAGCCTGATCTACTACAGCAAAGACGCGCTGCTTGCGAGCGGCGATCAAATTATGACGCTTGCCCGTCATGAAGGGCTGGAAGCCCATGCGAGGGCGATAGAAATTCGTTTAGAGCGGGAGCGCTAA
- the ppaX gene encoding pyrophosphatase PpaX: MTTTIRTMLFDLDGTIMDTNELIIQSFIHSLKGIVPPEFDREHIIPSMGQPLTTQMQLFSGREDVTDLVAAYREINLKMHDDYVTAFPYVREVFAKLHDAGIKIGIVTTKMRLTTERGLRYVGLYEYVEPGAIVTIEDVEHPKPHPEPVQRAIGLLGADPKTTMMVGDSGVDIESAEAAGVISVGVAWSLKGEAKLRESGARHIIHDMRDLYAFVGLE; encoded by the coding sequence ATGACAACAACGATTAGAACAATGCTGTTTGACCTAGACGGCACGATTATGGATACGAATGAGCTGATTATTCAATCGTTTATTCACTCGCTAAAAGGAATTGTGCCTCCGGAGTTTGATCGTGAGCATATTATTCCGAGCATGGGGCAGCCGCTAACGACACAGATGCAGCTGTTCTCAGGCCGCGAGGATGTGACTGACTTAGTCGCAGCCTATCGCGAAATTAATCTGAAGATGCATGATGATTATGTGACAGCCTTCCCGTACGTAAGAGAAGTGTTTGCGAAGCTGCATGATGCAGGAATCAAAATCGGGATTGTGACGACGAAGATGCGGCTGACGACAGAGCGCGGCCTTCGTTACGTGGGCTTGTATGAGTATGTTGAGCCAGGTGCGATCGTGACGATCGAGGATGTCGAGCATCCGAAGCCGCATCCAGAGCCGGTGCAGAGAGCAATCGGGCTGCTAGGCGCTGACCCGAAGACTACGATGATGGTCGGAGATAGCGGAGTAGACATCGAATCTGCTGAAGCGGCTGGCGTCATCTCGGTCGGTGTGGCGTGGTCATTGAAAGGCGAGGCGAAGCTGAGGGAGAGCGGGGCGCGTCATATTATTCATGACATGCGCGATTTGTACGCATTCGTGGGATTGGAGTAA
- the hisB gene encoding imidazoleglycerol-phosphate dehydratase HisB: MAENVIRASEVARKTNETDIKLAFAVDGSGTVKLETDVPFLNHMLDLFAKHGQFDLTVEATGDVDIDDHHTTEDIGICLGQTIREALGDKRGIKRYASVFVPMDEALAQVVIDVSNRPHFEYRAQYPSQQVGSFQVELVQEFLWKLALEARITLHVIVHYGTNTHHMIEAVFKALGRALDEATCIDPRVQGVPSTKGVL, from the coding sequence ATGGCAGAGAACGTGATTCGTGCCTCCGAAGTGGCGCGCAAAACGAATGAAACGGACATTAAGCTGGCGTTTGCAGTGGACGGCAGCGGCACAGTTAAGCTCGAGACGGACGTGCCTTTCCTGAACCACATGCTCGATCTGTTTGCGAAGCACGGCCAATTCGATCTGACGGTCGAAGCGACGGGCGATGTAGATATCGACGATCACCACACTACGGAAGATATCGGTATCTGTCTCGGCCAGACGATCCGCGAAGCGCTTGGCGACAAACGCGGCATTAAGCGGTATGCCTCGGTATTCGTGCCGATGGATGAGGCGCTGGCTCAGGTCGTTATCGACGTCAGCAACCGTCCGCATTTTGAGTACCGTGCGCAGTATCCGTCTCAGCAAGTGGGCAGCTTCCAAGTGGAGCTTGTCCAAGAGTTTCTCTGGAAGCTTGCGCTTGAAGCGCGCATTACGCTGCACGTCATCGTGCACTACGGAACGAACACGCATCACATGATCGAAGCGGTATTCAAGGCGCTTGGCCGTGCGCTCGACGAGGCGACATGCATTGATCCGCGCGTACAAGGAGTGCCTTCGACGAAAGGAGTGCTGTAG
- a CDS encoding polysaccharide deacetylase family protein has protein sequence MNRRLIAISALFIFAALCTGGYYIHVKGRSHSSRTTAAANRGSAARAAGNQTIAKGSSTLTRPEKYYSNKVIVLMYHEVAAVPKDDKALPLNKFEQQLAMMKAEDFHWITMKQYEQFILHGTHVPDNAVLMTFDDGYESYYTDTYPVLKKFHVPATNFLIVNTVGNPHHIGIPKLNWQQVAEMHKNGYDFYNHTFDSHLYVAYDSKGKRQKPALSSPMYLKAKHRKETTKEYRKRVTSDLAEANTILAQKLGTDEDKIVAFPYGAYNKQVLDICRKLGIYITFTVKSGINAKGQTNGYRVNAGGIDDNPDTLIQAMKQGGHSSGTEKGTPLFLFQLGVFGTAIIGLVLMRMLISAWEDKHGRRLFRKRSS, from the coding sequence ATGAATCGTAGACTAATTGCGATCTCCGCATTATTCATCTTTGCAGCGTTATGTACGGGCGGCTACTACATTCACGTTAAAGGGCGCTCGCACTCGTCGCGGACAACGGCAGCGGCTAATCGCGGCAGTGCAGCGAGAGCAGCTGGGAATCAGACGATAGCAAAGGGCAGCAGTACGTTAACGCGGCCGGAAAAGTACTACAGCAATAAAGTTATTGTCTTGATGTACCATGAGGTCGCTGCAGTGCCAAAGGACGATAAAGCGCTGCCGCTAAACAAATTCGAGCAGCAGCTCGCCATGATGAAAGCGGAAGACTTCCACTGGATTACGATGAAGCAGTATGAACAGTTTATTTTGCATGGGACTCATGTTCCGGATAATGCGGTTCTGATGACGTTCGACGATGGCTATGAATCGTATTACACGGATACGTACCCGGTTCTGAAGAAATTCCATGTACCTGCGACGAACTTCTTAATTGTGAATACAGTTGGCAACCCGCATCATATCGGTATTCCGAAGCTAAACTGGCAGCAGGTAGCGGAAATGCACAAGAACGGATACGATTTCTACAACCATACATTTGATTCACATCTCTATGTCGCCTATGATAGCAAGGGCAAACGGCAGAAGCCTGCGCTCTCATCACCAATGTATCTGAAGGCAAAGCATCGCAAGGAAACGACGAAGGAGTATCGGAAACGAGTCACGTCGGATTTGGCGGAAGCCAATACGATACTTGCGCAGAAGCTTGGCACTGATGAAGATAAAATTGTCGCATTCCCATATGGAGCCTACAATAAGCAGGTGCTGGATATTTGCCGCAAGCTTGGCATCTACATTACATTCACTGTGAAGAGCGGCATTAATGCGAAAGGCCAAACCAATGGTTACCGTGTCAACGCTGGGGGCATCGACGATAATCCAGACACCTTGATCCAGGCCATGAAACAGGGGGGTCACTCTTCGGGGACGGAGAAGGGGACGCCCCTTTTCCTTTTCCAATTAGGGGTATTCGGAACCGCGATCATTGGGCTTGTGCTTATGCGGATGCTTATTAGCGCGTGGGAGGACAAGCATGGCCGCCGACTATTCAGGAAGCGCAGTAGCTGA
- the hisH gene encoding imidazole glycerol phosphate synthase subunit HisH, which yields MIAIIDYGMGNLHSVSKAVERLGYETIITADAQEIMEADGAILPGVGAFGDAMQNLQNTGLDEVTKFYASSGKPLLGICLGMQLLFSESEEYGRHEGLGLLPGTVIRFQGDFKVPHMGWNKLEFKQQQSPLFEGLAPGHVYFVHSFHAKPERSSDLLATTDYNGQVTAIVGRGNVHGMQFHPEKSGELGMSLLRNFLALTGARETVR from the coding sequence ATGATCGCGATCATCGATTACGGCATGGGAAACCTCCACAGCGTTAGCAAAGCAGTTGAACGGCTCGGCTACGAGACGATCATTACAGCGGACGCGCAAGAGATCATGGAGGCGGACGGTGCGATTCTGCCAGGCGTCGGCGCTTTCGGCGATGCAATGCAGAATCTGCAGAACACCGGCCTCGATGAGGTGACGAAGTTCTACGCTTCTTCCGGCAAGCCGCTGCTCGGCATCTGCCTCGGCATGCAGCTGCTGTTCAGCGAGAGCGAGGAGTATGGCCGTCACGAAGGGCTGGGCTTGCTGCCGGGAACGGTCATTCGTTTCCAAGGCGATTTCAAGGTGCCTCACATGGGCTGGAACAAGCTTGAATTCAAGCAGCAGCAAAGTCCGCTGTTCGAAGGACTGGCTCCGGGCCATGTCTACTTCGTTCACTCGTTCCATGCGAAGCCTGAGCGGTCCTCGGATCTGCTCGCGACAACGGACTACAACGGTCAAGTGACGGCGATTGTAGGCCGCGGCAATGTGCATGGCATGCAGTTTCATCCGGAGAAGAGCGGCGAGCTCGGCATGAGCCTGCTGCGTAATTTCCTTGCATTAACGGGAGCGCGAGAAACGGTTCGTTAA
- the hisG gene encoding ATP phosphoribosyltransferase, which yields MSNNEGRELLKVAMPKGRIYKVASKLFREAGVPIPSDFDDTRKLIIELPEAGMSFIMAKPVDVPTYVEYGVADIGIVGKDVLMEESKDVYELLDLGIAKCRMSVIGLPDWKPVIHPRVATKYPNVASQYFRELGQQVEVIKLNGSIELAPLIGLADRIVDMVETGQTLRENGLVEMEQIFGITSRLIANRVSYRMKNDAIQSLCDKLQHAIAANAVK from the coding sequence ATGAGTAATAACGAAGGGCGTGAACTGCTAAAGGTTGCGATGCCGAAGGGCCGCATCTATAAAGTAGCGTCTAAGCTGTTCCGCGAAGCGGGCGTGCCGATTCCGAGCGACTTCGACGATACGCGCAAGCTTATTATCGAGCTGCCGGAAGCGGGCATGTCGTTCATTATGGCGAAGCCGGTTGATGTGCCGACTTATGTGGAGTACGGCGTAGCCGATATCGGTATTGTCGGCAAGGACGTCTTGATGGAAGAGAGCAAGGATGTCTACGAGCTGCTTGATCTAGGCATCGCCAAATGCCGCATGTCCGTCATTGGATTGCCGGATTGGAAGCCGGTCATTCATCCGCGGGTGGCGACGAAGTACCCGAACGTGGCGTCGCAATACTTCCGCGAGCTAGGTCAGCAGGTTGAAGTGATCAAGCTGAACGGTTCAATCGAGCTTGCGCCGCTTATTGGACTTGCCGATCGGATCGTCGACATGGTTGAGACCGGCCAGACACTTCGCGAGAACGGCCTTGTCGAGATGGAGCAAATCTTCGGCATTACGAGCCGTCTCATTGCAAACCGCGTCAGCTACCGAATGAAGAACGATGCGATTCAGAGCTTATGCGATAAGCTGCAGCATGCGATTGCGGCGAACGCAGTTAAATAG
- a CDS encoding ATP phosphoribosyltransferase regulatory subunit: MSKPKVFEKPIGVKDYLPHAVVKLRQIENQVLACMSSWGYEQIMTPTMEYYDTVGVASSTSDQKLFKLLNNRGTTLVLRSDMTAPIARVVASVLKDVQFPIRLSYHSNVFRAIEEEAGREAEFFQTGVELVGDASAEADAEVVALAIASLKAAGVSRFKIAIGHVGFLNGLFEEALPGQTEAQEELKAYLLGRDYVGYRECLRGLTLSEQMRLELEGIIRLRGGQEICDQAMALSLDATAQASIKHLCEMWDVLDAYGVREHVLIDLTMIGDFKYYTGMTFEGYAADLGFPVASGGRYDNLLQQFGRPAPATGFAIKTTRILELIGDAAGEASEQKILIGYDAEGRQAALAKARELRESTEESAAVVVMTERMDAAAQLATQDAVNTADGGPLQYKGVTFTKLLTYFGGAQGGTAK; encoded by the coding sequence GTGTCTAAACCGAAGGTGTTTGAGAAACCGATTGGGGTCAAAGATTATTTGCCGCATGCGGTTGTGAAACTAAGACAAATCGAAAATCAGGTGTTGGCTTGCATGAGCTCATGGGGCTATGAGCAAATTATGACACCTACGATGGAATATTACGATACAGTTGGCGTTGCAAGCTCCACGTCTGACCAAAAGCTGTTCAAGCTGCTCAATAACCGGGGGACGACGCTCGTCCTCCGCTCCGATATGACGGCTCCGATCGCTCGGGTTGTCGCTTCTGTATTAAAGGATGTGCAATTCCCGATCCGCTTGTCCTATCATTCGAATGTGTTCCGTGCGATCGAAGAGGAAGCGGGCCGTGAAGCTGAATTCTTCCAGACCGGCGTAGAGCTTGTCGGTGATGCTTCGGCAGAGGCAGATGCCGAGGTTGTTGCGCTGGCAATAGCTTCGCTTAAAGCAGCCGGTGTTAGCCGGTTCAAAATCGCCATTGGTCATGTTGGCTTCTTGAACGGACTGTTCGAAGAGGCGCTGCCAGGGCAAACCGAGGCACAAGAAGAGCTGAAAGCCTATCTGCTCGGCCGCGACTATGTCGGCTACAGAGAATGCTTGCGCGGCTTGACGCTCTCGGAGCAGATGCGCCTCGAGCTTGAGGGCATTATCCGTCTGCGCGGCGGGCAGGAGATCTGTGATCAAGCGATGGCGCTTAGCCTTGATGCGACCGCACAGGCATCGATCAAGCATCTCTGTGAGATGTGGGATGTGCTGGACGCGTACGGCGTACGTGAGCATGTGCTGATCGATCTGACGATGATTGGCGATTTTAAATATTATACAGGCATGACGTTCGAGGGTTATGCGGCGGATCTTGGATTCCCTGTAGCAAGCGGCGGCCGTTATGACAATCTGCTGCAGCAGTTCGGGCGCCCTGCGCCAGCGACTGGCTTCGCCATTAAGACGACGCGTATACTGGAGCTAATCGGTGATGCGGCTGGGGAAGCTTCCGAGCAGAAGATTCTTATCGGCTATGATGCTGAAGGACGGCAGGCAGCACTCGCGAAAGCTCGCGAATTGCGTGAATCGACGGAGGAGTCTGCGGCAGTTGTTGTCATGACAGAACGCATGGATGCTGCGGCTCAGCTGGCAACGCAAGATGCGGTTAATACAGCGGACGGTGGTCCGTTGCAATATAAAGGCGTTACGTTTACGAAGCTGCTAACCTACTTCGGCGGCGCACAAGGAGGAACAGCGAAATGA